In the Cerasicoccus sp. TK19100 genome, ATGAAAAATAAACTTCTTCCATAAAGAGCTTTCATACCAAACTCATCAAATTTGTTCGGACCCATAGGTGTCATTAATACCTCGCTTTGTGTTAATCCGTCTAAATGCCTATTTCGGATTATACCCATCTGTGGTTCTAAGTCTTTAACAATTAAAACGGTATAGGCCGGATGATTATAAAAAATCAAAATGTTTCCGTCATCCATCTGCTTCGGATTCATGTCTGGATGATATCCAAAAATATCTGCCAGAATACCATCGGCAGCATTAATTGCTTCAGCATCCGACAAGCTGTCGGGCACGATTACACAAGTGCCGTTTCCATAAACAACAAAGTCATTCTTGCCGTCCGTGTAATACTTGAATCGGTCTACGACTGCTTCTATCGTCATGTAGTTCTCAGGCTCCCAGGCGGGCACCGGTGGGAATTTTTTCTCAGGCTCTTCCTGATTGCCAAATAAACCAGTGAAAATGCCCATTACAGAAAGAATGATGATAGTGAAGTAGAGCTTGCTCATGGTGAATTAACCCACGCCATGCGTTTGCAACCACAACTCAAGCAATGCCAGTTGCCAGAGCTTGGAACCGCGCAGCGGCGTGATGTGCTTTTCTGGATCGGCGAGGAGTTTTTCCACGTAGGCGGGCTGGAAGAGGCCACGCTGCTTGGCGGTGTCATTGAGCACGGCGTCGCGCGCGAGGTCCAGGAATGGCCCGCGCAGGTATTTCAGCGCCGGCACTGGAAAGTAACCCTTGGGCCGGTCGATCACCTCGTGTGGGATCACCTTGCGCCCGGCTTCCTGCAAAATGTATTTGCCGCCGTTTTGGATCTTGAGCTCCGCGGGCACGCGGGCGGCGAACTCCACCACCTCGTGATCGAGGAACGGTACGCGCGCCTCCAGGCTGGCGGCCATGGTGTTATTGTCCACGCGCTTGACCGGATCGTCGACGAGCATTACGAGCGCGTCGATGCGCATGGCTTTGTCGATCGGCGCTTCGGCACCCGGCATCGAGAAGTGCGTCTTCACAAAGTCGCGGGCGTAATCTTCTTCCACCCACTTGCTTTGCATCAGCTCCTTGTATTCGGTGAAGTCGCGGTCGAAGAACGCCTTGCTGTAGCTGTCGAGCGGATCGGCTGCGGTCATCATCGGCGGATACCAGTGATAGCCGCCGAAAATCTCGTCGGCCCCCTGCCCGCTTTGGACCACCTTGACGTGCTGGGCAACCTTCTGACTGAGCAGGTAGAAGCCGACGTTGTCGTGGCTGACCATCGGCTCGGACATTTGCCCAATGCAATCCTTCAGCGCGGGCAGTGCTTTCTGCGAATCGATGTGCAGCTTGTGGTGGCTCGTCTTGAATCGGTCGACGATGATGTCGGAGTATTTAAACTCGTCGCCGACTTCGTCGCCCACGGTTTCAAAGCCAATGGAAAAAGTATTGATCTGCTGGCTTTCGTGCTCGGCGAGCAGGCCCACGATCAGGCTGGAATCGAGGCCGCCGGACAGCAGCACGCCGACCGGTACGTCGGCTACGAGGCGGCGTTTTACCGCGGCGCGCATGACATCGAGCGTGGCGTTTTCCCAGTCGTCCTTGGTCCAGGATTTTTGCTCTTCAGTCTGGCCGTATTCGAGCGTCCAGTAGGTAGACTGCGTCATCTCGCCATTAGGCTCGACCACGGCCACCGTGGCGGGCGGCAGCTTCTTGACGCCGTTCAGGATCGTGCGTTCGGGCGGCACGATCGAGTGGAACGTCATGTAGTAATTGAGCGACACCGGATCGAGCGACGTATCGACCTCACCCGCTTTAACCAGGCCCGGCAAGCTGGAGCACCAGCGCAAACGCTTGGCATCCTTTGTGAAGTAGAGCGGCTTAATGCCCACGCGGTCACGCGCCAAAATCAGGCGACCAGTATCGCGCTCATAAATCGCAAACGCAAACATGCCGTTGAGGTGTTTCACGCAATCAACACCCCACTCTTTGTAGGCTTTTAAAATGACTTCCGTGTCGCCATGGCTAAAGAAGCGGTAGCCCTTGGCGCTGAGCTCTTCGCGCAGTTCCGGATAGTTATAAATGGCACCGTTGTAGACAATGGTCAGGCCATTCTCGGAATCGACCATCGGCTGCTGAGCAGCCTCGGACAGGTCGATAATTTTCAGGCGCCGGTGCCCCAAGGCAACAGGCCCCCGAACCACCATACCATCGCCATCCGGTCCGCGGGGGACCATTTGGCACATCATACGGGCCACAGCCGCCGTGTCCGGTGACTGGGCATCAAAACGCATTTCTCCTGCTATTCCACACATAATGTTTTCATACCGCGCCAAGATGATTGGAGTTGGCGCAGGGTCGAAAAGACCATCATCAAAACAGTGCGGGGTGTCAAAGGCTAATGGGCTTTTTTGCCCAGTTCATTGCCCCACGTTCGCTTGAAAACAGTGAGTTAATCCAAGCAAAAAGCCCGGCATGTAGCCGGGCTTTCCGAATTAGCTTTTGGTAGTGGTGGCCTTCTTTCGGCGCTGCCATAGCAGCAAACCGAGTCCGGCAAAACCGAAAATAGCCAAGTAAATCGACGGTTCAGGAATCACCGACGCTCCCACCGTAATGCTCAGAGCTTGGTCGGACCCAGGCCCCCAGCTAACGAGCGCCAGTGGATTGACGTCAAGCGAGGTCAAATCCGTATTTGCCATGGTCATCGTACCATTAATTGTCCCGCTGGTGAAA is a window encoding:
- a CDS encoding N-acetylglutaminylglutamine amidotransferase, with amino-acid sequence MCGIAGEMRFDAQSPDTAAVARMMCQMVPRGPDGDGMVVRGPVALGHRRLKIIDLSEAAQQPMVDSENGLTIVYNGAIYNYPELREELSAKGYRFFSHGDTEVILKAYKEWGVDCVKHLNGMFAFAIYERDTGRLILARDRVGIKPLYFTKDAKRLRWCSSLPGLVKAGEVDTSLDPVSLNYYMTFHSIVPPERTILNGVKKLPPATVAVVEPNGEMTQSTYWTLEYGQTEEQKSWTKDDWENATLDVMRAAVKRRLVADVPVGVLLSGGLDSSLIVGLLAEHESQQINTFSIGFETVGDEVGDEFKYSDIIVDRFKTSHHKLHIDSQKALPALKDCIGQMSEPMVSHDNVGFYLLSQKVAQHVKVVQSGQGADEIFGGYHWYPPMMTAADPLDSYSKAFFDRDFTEYKELMQSKWVEEDYARDFVKTHFSMPGAEAPIDKAMRIDALVMLVDDPVKRVDNNTMAASLEARVPFLDHEVVEFAARVPAELKIQNGGKYILQEAGRKVIPHEVIDRPKGYFPVPALKYLRGPFLDLARDAVLNDTAKQRGLFQPAYVEKLLADPEKHITPLRGSKLWQLALLELWLQTHGVG